The DNA window TGCTGAATTTCGGTTGGAATCGTTGGAACATCGGCGCGTAGACCAATCGTAAATTTCAGATTCCGGCGAGCTTGGTATTCATCCTGAACATAGGCACTGTACTGAGCTGCTTTGATATCAGCGTAGGGGAAACTTCCATCTGGCAGAGCCGAGTACTGAATCTGGAAGCGAGTCGGATTAGCAATGGTAGTGCCGCCGGCAATGGGCGTCTGCGTCGCATTGCTGATAAACGCGTCGACACTGGCAAACTGGTAGTTCCCGTAGTAGTTAGGCGCGAAACCGTTTCGGAAGCTGTAGAATTCGTTGTAGGTACCCAGTGTAAATGTGTGCTTCCCGGCGAAAATCGTGAAGTTGTCAGAAATCTGGAATACGTTCGAATTCAAGATGTTGAACGCAGAGAATGGCTCATAGCCGAACGATGTCAGCTGAGTTCCCGAACCATTTCCGATGTCGACAAGCGGAAATGTGCTGGGCAGGTATGGGCTTTCCCGAAAATCCCGGAACGCGGAGTAACCCGCCTGCAACGTATTGGCGAACTTCGAACCAAAGGTGCTGTTCAACTCGCCGATAACTGATTGAAGGTTGTTGTTGATCCGGTAGAACGACGACAGATACGGCAGCGCGTTCACGTTCGGACCACGCCCCTGAGGCAGCGCACCGGAAGACGATGGGGTGATGTCTGCGTACGATGTCAGGAAATTGTATTTTATGTTCAGCTTATGATTCTGCGAGATGTTCCAGTCTAAGCGAGCAGTTCCTTTATCGCTGTTCGATGGCAACGTATAGTTCTCGTATGGACCAGGATTGAAACCATACTGCTGCTGAATAAACGTAGAGAGCCGGTCCAGGTCGGCCGCCGATGACCGCGACACGTTATCACCAGTTAAGCCCGACCGGGCAGCTACCCAGTTACCTGGTACTCCGTCATTCCGGCGTTCACGCTCGTAGTTGACGAAAAGGAACAGTTTATTTTTGATGATTGGTCCACCCAACCGGAAACCAATGTTGTTCAGACTGAAATTGTTGATCGGTTGCTCCTGCCCAGCAATTTTCTTACCGACGAAGCTCTGATCCCGAACATAGTAGTATACCGAGCCCTGCACTTTGTTTGAGCCGCTACGGGTCACTGCATTGATACCAGCTCCAGTAAAGGCACCCTGTCGCACGTCATAAGGAGCAATGGTCACCTGAATCTGGTCGATAGCGTCAATAGAAATCGGTTGGGCACCGGCCTGACCGCCTACCGTCGATGACAAGCCAAACGCGTTGTTGAAGATGGCACCATCTACCGTGAAGTTGTTATAACCGCTATTCCGGCCAGCGAAACTTAATCCGTTAGCACGTGCGTCCAGACGAGTGAAATCAGCGAAAGAGCGGTTCAACGTAGGCAACGTAGTAATCTGCGTATTTGAGATACCCGTAGCTGCTCCTGTGCGATTGGAGTTGATAACTGAACTGCGAGCCCCCGACACGACAACTTCGGTCAGTTGCTTTCCTTCTTCAGCCAGTATAACGTCCGCATTAGCAGCAGCCCCCAGGTTGGCGGTCAGATTTTCCACCTTCTTTTCAGTGTAGCCTACGTAGCTGATCGTCAGGGTGTACGGACCACCAATACGAACAGCGGGGAAGTTGTACTGTCCCTGTGTGTTAGTCGTGGTTCCGTAATTAGTCCCTGAGGGTGTATGGACAGCGACAACGGTTGCACCTGGCAATGGTTCACCTTTTGAGTCAGTAACTACGCCACTGATCGAGGAGGTAGTTACCCCCTGCGCTCTGACTGTGCTCACGCCGAACACGATCAAAAGCATACTGCTGATCAGCAAAAAAGCTAACCTGAATTGCAGTAGTTGTTTAGACATAAAAATTGGTTGGTTTTAGTTTGTACTGTTGAGAAAAAACTCTCCGGTTGAGTACTCCACTTTTGGCCGCAAATATGCCATAAATTTTGGCGGCACCAACGCCCCACTTCTTCCAAAAGTACTATTATGCATGCATACCAAACCAGATTCACGGAATAGGCCAAAAACAGTATTCTTCTGTTCTATTTCCAGTGTTAAGTTTTTGTTAAGCAGACTGTACGGGTCGCGCATCTCCTTCCACTCCGAACCATTCGCGCACCGCGCGTGTACTCAAACATACATTTGATTTATACATCTCGCGTAAATCGGTTCTGACTGATTCCTCATGCTCTCAACAGACACCAGTACCATCAAACTCACTCAATACAGTCACGGGGCCGGCTGCGGCTGTAAAATTTCGCCCCAACTGCTCGACACGATTTTACACAACCGCACAACGGGTCGCCAACAGTCCGCCGATCAGCCGCTTTTTCCTGATTTGCTCGTTGGCAACGACTCGCGCGACGATGCCGCTGTGCTGGACCTCGGCAATGGTGAAGCGGTTATCAGCACGACCGATTTTTTCATGCCGATCGTCGACGATGCCTTCGATTTTGGGCGTATCGCTTCGGCCAACGCGATTAGCGACGTGTACGCGATGGGTGGACAACCAATCATGGCTATCGCAATTCTGGGCTGGCCTATCGACAAGCTTGCCCCCGAAGTAGCCGGGCAGGTGATCGAAGGGGCACGGGCAGTGTGCCGGGAAGCGGGTATTCCACTGGCTGGCGGGCACAGCATCGACTCGCCCGAACCTATTTTCGGGCTGGCCGTTACGGGTCGTGTCCGCATCGAGGATCTGAAACAAAACAACACCGCGACGGCGGGCTGTCGGCTATACCTGACCAAGCCACTGGGCGTCGGAATTTTGACCACAGCGCAGAAAAAAGGCATTCTCAAGCCCGAACACGCCGATCTGGCACCCGCTCAAATGGCGCAGCTCAACAGCCTTGGTGCCGTGCTGGGCAAGCTGCCCTACGTAAAAGCCCTGACCGACGTAACAGGTTTCGGCCTGCTGGGCCACCTGACTGAAATGGCCGAAGGGTCGGGCCTTAGCGCCGAGATCGACTACGACGCCGTGCCGAAACTGCCGGTGGTCGACGAATATCTGGCGCAGAAAAGCTTTCCCGGCGGTACGGGCCGCAACTGGGCCAGCTACGGGCATAAAATCGCCGACCTGACCGAAACGCAGCGCTACGTACTGGCCGACCCGCAAACGTCGGGTGGTTTGCTGGTTGCTGTCTTGCCCGACGATACGGATGAGTTCGAACGGGTAGCCTCCGAAAATGGCTTCGATCTGCACCCGTTCGGTACGCTGGTACCGCAGCGCGAACGCGTCATCTACGTGCAGTAGCAGGGAGGCCGGGGAAACAGCGTCCGGTCCGTTTCCCCCGTTAATTTCCAATTCCCGGCTACTCCGGCTAGCTTTGGGCCACATTTCGTTTACGTATGAAATTATACTTTCGTCAGGTCGGGGAAACGGGCCCGGCTATCGTTATTCTGCACGGCCTGTTCGGCTCGTCGGATAACTGGCTGACAAACAGCAAGACTATTGCTGAGATGGGCTACCGCGTCTTTCTTGTCGACCAGCGCAACCACGGGCAGTCGCCCCACGCGGCCGAGCACGACTACGTGAGCATGGCCGACGACCTGCGCGAATTCCTGACCGACCACAGCCTGAGCGACGCCATACTGGTGGGCCACTCGATGGGTGGCAAAACGGTGATGCAGTACGCCATGCTGTACCCCGGCACGTTCAGCAAGCTGGTCGTTGTCGATATAGCGCCCAAGTTTTACCCTATCCACCACGCCGAGATTATTCGTGGTTTCAACGCCATCGACCTTTCTACGCTGAAGAGCCGTAACGATGCCGACAGGGTTATGAGTCAGTACGAGCCGTCGCTGCCGGTGCGACAGTTTCTACTCAAAAACCTGTACCGCACTGAGGGGGGAAAATTTGCGTGGCGAATCAACCTGCCGCTGATTGAACGTGAATTGCACGGCATCGGCGACGACCTCACCAACACGACTGTCGTTATCGCGCCTACCCTATTTATCCGTGGTGGCCGATCGCCTTACATCACCGACGACGATATTCCAGCGATTCAGCTGATGTTTCCGCATGCCACCGTCGCCACCATCGAAGAAGCCGGCCACTGGGTACAGGCCGAAAAGCCCGACGAATTTGTGGCCATGCTGATGAGATTTGTAACAGGTGAGTTGTAAAGTTTTATAGTCGTAGAGTTGTAAAGTTGCGGTTCCCCGCAGGGACTGGCACATCCATCACCGGCGATAGCAACTTCACGACCTTATAACTCTACAACTATCCAACCATCCAACTCTACAACTTTAAAAAAATGCCTACTCTATACCTGATTCCGACGCTACTGACCGACGATACGGCCAATCTGGTGCTGCCCCCGGTTATCCGCGACGTGATCGAAAGTACCGACGCTTATTTTGTGGAAAACGTCCGGTCGGCGCGTCGCTTCATCAGCGGACTGAAAACCAGCCGGGTAATCGACCAAACGACGTTTTTCGACCTGGACAAAGACACCCCGCCTGCCGACACCCGCCGACAGATTCAGGAACTCATGGAGCGGAAACGCAACGCGGGCGTACTGTCGGAGGCCGGTTGCCCCGGTGTAGCCGACCCTGGCTCGGTGGTGGTTGGCTTCGCCCACAGCCTGGGTTGGAAAGTTGAGCCGCTGGTTGGTCCATCGTCGATTCTGCTGGCTCTGATGGCATCGGGGATGAGCGGTCAATCGTTTATTTTCCACGGTTATCTACCCATCGACAAGCAAGACCGGGGTCGGGCGATCCGGCATCTGGAGAAAGAAGCGCAGCAGCGGCAGCAAACCCAGATTTTCATGGAAACGCCCTACCGCAACGACGCGCTGTTTGCGGATATTCTGGCCAACTGTCAGCAAAATACGCGGCTGTGCGTAGCCTGTAACCTGACGGCCCCCGACGCCTTTGTCCGCACGATGAGCATTCGGGAATGGAAATCGAACGTACCCGACCTGCGCAAAAAACCAACCGTGTTTCTACTTTTGTAAAGTCAGTTTACGGTATCTGGTTCACGGTTTACAGTATTCACCGTCCTATCAGCGTCTGCCTTTGGTAAGGTGCACCGTAAACTGAAAAGTGACAACCGTACTCTCCTGCCAATGATTCAAGCGTTTGAATTTTCGCCGTTTAGTGAGAACACATACGTCATCGCCGACGATGCCACGCGCGATGCCGTTATCATTGATCCCGGTTGCTACGAACAGGCAGAAAAAGAAGCGTTGAGCCGGTTTATCGACGAGCATAAGCTGACCGTTCGTTATCTGCTGCTGACTCACGCGCACCTCGACCACGTCTTCGGTGTCGCCTACGTCAAACGTAAATACAACGTCAAAGCCTACCTGCACGAGCTGGATCAGGTGATTTTCAACGACGTGCCGACCCGCTGCGCTGTCTACGGATTGCGGGGCTACGAGCCGTCTGAAATTGACGAACACATCAAGGAAGGCGATCAGATCAAATTCGGAAATACGGTGCTCGATGTGGTGTTTGTTCCGGGCCACGCCCCCGGCCACGTTGCCTACATCAACCACGCGGAGCGCTACGTGGTAGGGGGCGATGTGCTGTTCAGCGGCAGCGTCGGCCGGACGGATTTGCCCTATTGCAACCACGCCGACCTGGTCAACAGCATCCGTACGGAGCTTTACACCCTTCCCGACGATTACGTGGTGTACCCCGGCCATAACGAGCCGACAACCATCGGGAAGGAAAAGCGGTCAAACCCCTTCGTACGCCCATGAAGCTGCTCCGCCACCTGCCCAACGCCATGACCTGCGGCAACCTGCTATGCGGTTGTATCGGTATCGTGATGGCGATACGCGGCCACCTCGACACGGCCGCGTGGCTGATTCTGCTGGCGGGTGTCCTCGATTTTGGCGATGGGTTCGTAGCCCGGATGGTCAACGTGTCCGGCCCGTTCGGCAAAGAACTCGACTCGCTGGCCGACGTCGTTACGTTTGGGGTTCTGCCATCCATCATCGTTTTCCAGCTGATGTGGTTTCAGAACCTGGACATCATCTCGTACAGCGCCTTTCTGATTGCGGTACTGTCGGCGCTTCGGCTGGCGAAGTTCAACATCGACACCCGGCAGAGCGATCAGTTCATTGGGGTGCCCACACCTGCCAACACCTTGCTGATTGCGGCTTTCCCACTGATGGAGCGTTACCAGCCGCAGTACGATGCACTTTGGAAAAACGATATCGTCATGGGCGCGTTGGTGGCGTTTTCGCTGCTGATGGTCACCGAAATCCCGCTGCTCGCCCTGAAATTCAAGTCGTTTAGCTGGGCAGCCAACCAAACGAAATACCTTTTCTTACTGACATCGCTGCTCCTGTTGCTATTTTTGCAGTTCGCAGCACTTCCGCTCGTCATTATTCTTTACATAGCCGTTTCACTTTTTTCCAATGGCGAAAGAGCGAAAGAATGAAATCGGACCGTCGAAGCGGAGCGAAAAGGCTACCGCCAGTACAATCGCTCTTTCATTCTTTCGCTCTTTCGCTTTTCACCACATGAAATACATCGCTGAAATTGACATTATGACCCGCGCCGAGATTCTTGATCCGCAGGGTAAAGCCGTTAAACTGGGTCTGCACAATCTTCAGATGGACTCCATCGACAACGTACGGATTGGCAAGCACGTGCGGCTGGAAGTTGATGCCGACTCGGAGAGCGGAGCCCGCGAGACAGTCGATGCAGCCTGCCGTCAGCTACTGGCGAACCTCATCATGGAAGACTATTCCATCGAACTCCGCCCCGCCTGATTTTTTACCGACAGGATTACAGCCAGACCGCCAGACTGTAATCCTGTCAATTCAATCTCGTTTTTGTACTTTTGTCGGTAGTTTTATCGACAAATGACAACGACTTATTCGCGGATTACCGGGCTGGGTTTCTACGTCCCCGACAACGTGGTGACTAATAATGACCTGACCCAATACATGGAAACGTCGGATGCCTGGATTCAGGAACGCACCGGCATCAAGCAACGACGCTTTTTCACCTACGGCAAAGATACCAACGCCAGTATGGCCACGGCCGCGTCACGAATGGCGCTTGAGCGGGCCAGTCTGGACGCCAGTGCCGTCGACCTGATCGTTTACGCCACCCTCTCCCCGGATTACTATTTCCCCGGTTCGGCATTTCTGATGCAGCGCGAACTGGGACTGGAAGGCTGCGCCGTTATCGATGTCCGGCAGCAATGCTCCGGCTTTGTCTATGCGCTTTCCATCGCCGATCAGTTCATCAAAACGGGCATGTACAAGACGGCCCTCGTTGTGGGGTCCGAGATTCAGTCGACGCTGATGGACAAAACGACGGAGGGGCGTAATGTTGCCGTAATCTTCGGCGATGGTGCGGGTGCCGCTGTAGTGCAGGCCACCACCGACCCCGACCACCGTATTCTGTCGACCCACCTCCACGCCGACGGCCGGTATGCGGAAGATCTATACCTGAAAGACCCCGGTAGCAGTCGCGAAGGTCACTTCATCAACGCTGAAACGGCCGGCTCACCCGATAGCAGCGTTGTTATGAATGGCAATGCTGTTTTCAAACACGCCGTTGTCCGGTTCATGGAGGTTAT is part of the Spirosoma rhododendri genome and encodes:
- a CDS encoding TonB-dependent receptor; protein product: MSKQLLQFRLAFLLISSMLLIVFGVSTVRAQGVTTSSISGVVTDSKGEPLPGATVVAVHTPSGTNYGTTTNTQGQYNFPAVRIGGPYTLTISYVGYTEKKVENLTANLGAAANADVILAEEGKQLTEVVVSGARSSVINSNRTGAATGISNTQITTLPTLNRSFADFTRLDARANGLSFAGRNSGYNNFTVDGAIFNNAFGLSSTVGGQAGAQPISIDAIDQIQVTIAPYDVRQGAFTGAGINAVTRSGSNKVQGSVYYYVRDQSFVGKKIAGQEQPINNFSLNNIGFRLGGPIIKNKLFLFVNYERERRNDGVPGNWVAARSGLTGDNVSRSSAADLDRLSTFIQQQYGFNPGPYENYTLPSNSDKGTARLDWNISQNHKLNIKYNFLTSYADITPSSSGALPQGRGPNVNALPYLSSFYRINNNLQSVIGELNSTFGSKFANTLQAGYSAFRDFRESPYLPSTFPLVDIGNGSGTQLTSFGYEPFSAFNILNSNVFQISDNFTIFAGKHTFTLGTYNEFYSFRNGFAPNYYGNYQFASVDAFISNATQTPIAGGTTIANPTRFQIQYSALPDGSFPYADIKAAQYSAYVQDEYQARRNLKFTIGLRADVPTIPTEIQQNTNLLALTGFRDGVRLNTAEFPKASLLFSPRVGFNWDVNDDRITQIRGGAGVFTGRVPYVWISNQASNNGVLFGSSQINNPPATGDNARPFSPDVNRYRPAGAAANTSYNIAIADPNFKFPQVFRANLGIDRNLGKGFILTLEGIFTKDINAVYHQNVNLPNSTQNLRGPDGGDNRPIYYTNNTAGLPSVAYNRIYGQNATTGAALSGTAVSASSPIITDAILMRNTNQGYSYNLTAEISKQFANGFYAKAAYSYTDSRSVNDGGSIAQSIWRDRSISGDPNANVLSYSSFLQPHRVIGVAAYRFEYANKHAATTVSLFYNGASGNRYSYVYAGDLNGDAQNSNDLIFVPRTQDDIRLRDVTATTGGVTTVTYSAADQWRDLNNYIDQDPYLSKRRGQYTERNGAMTPFISRLDLKILQEFGLNIGKTRHAFQVSLDVFNVGNLINSNWGNAQTAVTASPISFVGYDNGTGGTGRPVFQFPYLDATNRVARTNTFQVGSAIANRWQAQLGLRYIFN
- the selD gene encoding selenide, water dikinase SelD, with product MLSTDTSTIKLTQYSHGAGCGCKISPQLLDTILHNRTTGRQQSADQPLFPDLLVGNDSRDDAAVLDLGNGEAVISTTDFFMPIVDDAFDFGRIASANAISDVYAMGGQPIMAIAILGWPIDKLAPEVAGQVIEGARAVCREAGIPLAGGHSIDSPEPIFGLAVTGRVRIEDLKQNNTATAGCRLYLTKPLGVGILTTAQKKGILKPEHADLAPAQMAQLNSLGAVLGKLPYVKALTDVTGFGLLGHLTEMAEGSGLSAEIDYDAVPKLPVVDEYLAQKSFPGGTGRNWASYGHKIADLTETQRYVLADPQTSGGLLVAVLPDDTDEFERVASENGFDLHPFGTLVPQRERVIYVQ
- a CDS encoding alpha/beta fold hydrolase — its product is MKLYFRQVGETGPAIVILHGLFGSSDNWLTNSKTIAEMGYRVFLVDQRNHGQSPHAAEHDYVSMADDLREFLTDHSLSDAILVGHSMGGKTVMQYAMLYPGTFSKLVVVDIAPKFYPIHHAEIIRGFNAIDLSTLKSRNDADRVMSQYEPSLPVRQFLLKNLYRTEGGKFAWRINLPLIERELHGIGDDLTNTTVVIAPTLFIRGGRSPYITDDDIPAIQLMFPHATVATIEEAGHWVQAEKPDEFVAMLMRFVTGEL
- a CDS encoding SAM-dependent methyltransferase is translated as MPTLYLIPTLLTDDTANLVLPPVIRDVIESTDAYFVENVRSARRFISGLKTSRVIDQTTFFDLDKDTPPADTRRQIQELMERKRNAGVLSEAGCPGVADPGSVVVGFAHSLGWKVEPLVGPSSILLALMASGMSGQSFIFHGYLPIDKQDRGRAIRHLEKEAQQRQQTQIFMETPYRNDALFADILANCQQNTRLCVACNLTAPDAFVRTMSIREWKSNVPDLRKKPTVFLLL
- a CDS encoding MBL fold metallo-hydrolase encodes the protein MIQAFEFSPFSENTYVIADDATRDAVIIDPGCYEQAEKEALSRFIDEHKLTVRYLLLTHAHLDHVFGVAYVKRKYNVKAYLHELDQVIFNDVPTRCAVYGLRGYEPSEIDEHIKEGDQIKFGNTVLDVVFVPGHAPGHVAYINHAERYVVGGDVLFSGSVGRTDLPYCNHADLVNSIRTELYTLPDDYVVYPGHNEPTTIGKEKRSNPFVRP
- the pssA gene encoding CDP-diacylglycerol--serine O-phosphatidyltransferase, which produces MKLLRHLPNAMTCGNLLCGCIGIVMAIRGHLDTAAWLILLAGVLDFGDGFVARMVNVSGPFGKELDSLADVVTFGVLPSIIVFQLMWFQNLDIISYSAFLIAVLSALRLAKFNIDTRQSDQFIGVPTPANTLLIAAFPLMERYQPQYDALWKNDIVMGALVAFSLLMVTEIPLLALKFKSFSWAANQTKYLFLLTSLLLLLFLQFAALPLVIILYIAVSLFSNGERAKE
- the purS gene encoding phosphoribosylformylglycinamidine synthase subunit PurS, with product MKYIAEIDIMTRAEILDPQGKAVKLGLHNLQMDSIDNVRIGKHVRLEVDADSESGARETVDAACRQLLANLIMEDYSIELRPA
- a CDS encoding 3-oxoacyl-ACP synthase III family protein produces the protein MTTTYSRITGLGFYVPDNVVTNNDLTQYMETSDAWIQERTGIKQRRFFTYGKDTNASMATAASRMALERASLDASAVDLIVYATLSPDYYFPGSAFLMQRELGLEGCAVIDVRQQCSGFVYALSIADQFIKTGMYKTALVVGSEIQSTLMDKTTEGRNVAVIFGDGAGAAVVQATTDPDHRILSTHLHADGRYAEDLYLKDPGSSREGHFINAETAGSPDSSVVMNGNAVFKHAVVRFMEVINEGLSANGYQASDVDLLVPHQANIRISEYVRQQMGLPEDKVFNNIQQYGNTTAASIPIALTEAFEQGRVKPGDLICLAAFGSGFTWGSALIKW